A genomic segment from Mastomys coucha isolate ucsf_1 unplaced genomic scaffold, UCSF_Mcou_1 pScaffold7, whole genome shotgun sequence encodes:
- the Tmem74 gene encoding transmembrane protein 74: MEPHSLTKRSSAVDPCNVVEWSSGETSGDHAEEATIRSALCYQKNSASTPRAAVVEVCRLKTSPASPTSLLQDNAIQTSFFPLGPPDSENNQVMANRKVCNCCSQELETSFTYIDENVNLGQRSQRSPPAKGSNHPGDLGWGNPNEWSHEAAMSLMSEDDDDTSSEATSSGKSVDYGFISAILFLVTGILLVIISYIVPREVTVDPNTVAAREMERLEKESAMLGAHLDRCVIAGLCLLTLGGVILSCLLMMSMWKGELYRRNRFASSKESAKLYGSFNFRMKTTTNEDTLELSLVEEDTLAVQS; this comes from the coding sequence ATGGAGCCCCACTCTCTGACTAAGAGAAGCAGTGCAGTGGACCCATGCAATGTTGTGGAGTGGAGTTCAGGAGAGACTTCTGGTGACCATGCAGAAGAGGCAACCATCAGATCTGCTCTTTGCTATCAGAAAAACTCGGCATCAACACCAAGGGCAGCTGTGGTGGAAGTGTGTAGACTTAAAACTTCTCCAGCATCCCCAACCTCCTTGCTCCAAGACAATGCTATTCAAACAAGCTTCTTCCCATTGGGACCTCCCGACTCAGAGAACAACCAAGTAATGGCCAATCGTAAAGTCTGTAATTGTTGCAGCCAGGAACTAGAAACTTCTTTTACTTACATAGATGAGAATGTCAACTTGGGACAGAGAAGTCAGAGGTCACCACCAGCCAAAGGCAGTAATCACCCTGGAGATCTTGGATGGGGAAACCCGAACGAATGGTCTCATGAGGCTGCCATGTCTTTGATGTCTGAAGACGATGATGACACAAGTTCAGAAGCCACATCTTCAGGGAAGTCTGTAGACTATGGTTTCATCAGTGCTATCTTGTTCTTGGTCACTGGTATCTTACTAGTGATTATTTCTTATATTGTCCCTCGGGAGGTGACAGTGGATCCCAATACAGTGGCCGCCCGGGAGATGGAACGTCTAGAAAAGGAGAGTGCAATGTTAGGTGCACACCTGGACCGTTGTGTGATCGCTGGGCTCTGCCTCCTCACCCTTGGAGGAGTCATTCTCTCTTGCTTGCTGATGATGTCTATGTGGAAGGGGGAGCTCTATCGTCGAAATAGATTTGCCTCTTCCAAAGAGTCTGCAAAACTCTATGGTTCTTTCAACTTCAGGATGAAAACTACTACTAATGAAGACACTCTGGAACTGTCCTTGGTAGAGGAAGATACCCTTGCTGTACAGAGTTAG